TTCAGAAATTTGTTGATTAAAAAATACGGAACAGACGAGAATTACGATATTATCGTAAATCCGGATAAGGGGGATTTAGAGGTGTGGAGAAACAGAGAAATTGTAGACGATGAATTTGCAGAGGATAGCTTTGATTACGATGAAAACAGACACATTAGCTTAACAGAGGCGCGCAAAATTGAACCTGATTTTGAAATTGGAGAGGCTGTTTCTGAACCCTTCAAACTAGAAGATTTTGGAAGACGCTCTGTGTTGTCTATCCGCCAAAATTTGGCTTCAAAAATACTTGATTTAGAAAAAGACGGTATCTATAAAAAATACAAAGATAGACTAGGAGATATCGTTGCCGGAGAGGTGTATCAAATCTGGAAAAAAGAAATTTTAATTTTAGATGACGAAGGAAACGAGTTGTTGCTTCCTAAAACAGAACAAATACCAAGCGACTTTTTCAAAAAAGGTGATACCGTTAGAGCCGTTGTTCAACGCGTTGAATTAAAGAACGCAACACCTGTAATCATTTTATCTCGTACCTCGCCACTATTCTTAGAAAAATTATTTGAGTTAGAGGTGCCTGAAATTTTTGATGGATTAATTACCATTAAGAAAATTGTTCGTGAACCGGGCGAAAGAGCTAAGGTTGCAGTTGAATCATACGATGATAGAATAGATCCTGTTGGAGCGTGTGTGGGTATGAAAGGCTCTAGAATTCATGGAATTGTTCGTGAGTTAAAGAACGAAAATATTGACGTTATCAACTTCACAACAAACGCACAATTGTTTATTACCAGAGCGCTAAGCCCTGCTAAAATATCTACCATTAAATTGGATGACGATACAAAGCGTGCAGAAGTTTATTTACGTCCGGATCAAGTATCGTTGGCTATTGGTAAAGGAGGACACAACATTAAACTAGCAGGTAAGTTAACAGGCTACGAAATAGATGTATATAGAGATACCGATATTGACAATGAAGATGTGGATTTGGAAGAATTTGCAGATGAAATTGAAAGTTGGATTATAGACGAGTTGAAGTCTGTAGGATGCGATACTGCTAAGAGTGTGTTGGATTTAAGCGTAGAAGATTTAGCAAAACGTACCGATTTAGAAGAGGAAACAATTAAAGAAGTAAGAAACATTTTAAGTGCAGAATTCGAATAGGTTTTAACTAAACCGAGCTTCTATTGGCTAAGAAGCTCGGGTAGTTTATTTTGTATAGAAAATAAATAAGTAAAGCCAATTAGTAGCAAAAGAGATTACATAAAAAATAAGCATGTCAGAAACAGCAAGTACAAAACGCATTGTAAAAGTAGCATCAGAAATGGGTGTTGGCGTGGATCATATTATTGATTTTTTAAATAAGAATGGCCATACCGACATTAATCGTAATTCAAAAGTAAACGAAGAGCAATATCTTCAGTTAGCAAGAGAATTTCAAGCTGAAAAATCTGTAAAAGAAGAGTCGAAGCTTGTTGGAATTTCTTCTAAAACAAAAAAAGAGGCCGTAGTTCTTGAAAACACTGAGGTTAAGAAGCCTGCGAAAGTAGAAGAAGAGAAAGAAGACATTTTGATAAAAGATGCAAATAGTGTTGCGCCTGCTGAAGAGGTTGTACGAGCAAAACCAGAAAAAGAGATAAAGGTTAAAGTGATCTCTAAAATTGATTTAGAGGCTCCGAAAGCGAAAACTACAAAAGCAAAAACCACAAAAACAACAAAATCTAAAGAGAAGGCAAAAGAGGAAGAAATTGTTGAAAAACCCGTAGATATTGTTAAAGAAGTACCTCCGGTTGTTGAAGAGAAAAAAGAAGTTGAGGTTGTTCCTCCGCCACCGGTAAAAGAAGAAAAGAAAGAGGATTTTATGGAAACCAAGTTTACCAAACTTGGAGGTCCAACTATTGTGGGGAAAATTGTTTTACCAGTTGTAAAAGAAAAAGAAGATAAAAAGAAACCTGTTGCCTCTTCGTCTGCAGATGGGATTGATTTAGATAAGAAGAAAAAAAGAAGAAGAATTCAAAAAGAAGGTGGAGGTCAAGGTTTTCAGCCTACTCAAGGTGGCGGTGGCGGAAAGCCATTTACACCAAGGTTTGATAATAAAAATAAATTTGCCGGAAAACCGAGAGAGGAAAGGGTTGCTCCAACTGAAGATCAAATACAGCAACAAATTAAGGAAACACTTGCAAGACTAAGTGGGTCTGGAAAATCAAAGGCTGCAAAGTATCGTAAAGAGAAGCGTGAGGAGATAAAAGAAAAATTACAACAAGAAGCCGCACAGCAAGAAGTTGATAAGAAAACATTACAAGTAGCCGAATTTATTTCTGCAAGTCAGTTAGCTACTATGATGAATATACAGGTAAATGAAATTATTAAAACCTGTATGAGTATTGGGTTGTTTATCTCTATTAATCAGCGTTTAGATGCAGAAACAATATCTATGTTGGCTGAAGAGTTTGGCTACAAAGTAGAATTTGTAACTGT
This genomic window from Bacteroidota bacterium contains:
- the nusA gene encoding transcription termination/antitermination protein NusA, yielding MRNVNLVESFSEFKDIKNIDRATLMSIIEDVFRNLLIKKYGTDENYDIIVNPDKGDLEVWRNREIVDDEFAEDSFDYDENRHISLTEARKIEPDFEIGEAVSEPFKLEDFGRRSVLSIRQNLASKILDLEKDGIYKKYKDRLGDIVAGEVYQIWKKEILILDDEGNELLLPKTEQIPSDFFKKGDTVRAVVQRVELKNATPVIILSRTSPLFLEKLFELEVPEIFDGLITIKKIVREPGERAKVAVESYDDRIDPVGACVGMKGSRIHGIVRELKNENIDVINFTTNAQLFITRALSPAKISTIKLDDDTKRAEVYLRPDQVSLAIGKGGHNIKLAGKLTGYEIDVYRDTDIDNEDVDLEEFADEIESWIIDELKSVGCDTAKSVLDLSVEDLAKRTDLEEETIKEVRNILSAEFE